CGACcacattatacatgtacatgtatgttataaGAGCTGCAACAGCTGTACACGAACCACTCTAGCAAAGGACAGAAACAAGCCTCTTATTCACCACAAAATCACTACACTGTAGATGCTCAAAATAAACACAGGAAATTAATTTCCTTCTTTTAACCACTGCAAAGTCAAAGGAGAGAAACTAGCTACTAAATATAAAGATTCTGgtcaatagggaagatatctgtgtacaaacattgacgtcaaatttcttttgatattcaaatttgccaaccacctAACAAAAGAAGCGTTTGTTTCGGCATCCAataaggctctggttggcacattaatatcAACAGGAGACGTAATTGATATCTTCACTATAGTCCAGTCAGCTTAAGGTGGGCGAACACACTCTTGCTAACGCAATGCAGTGTGCATGCAAGGATTGCAAACAAATTaacatggcttcaatacagcaatcattttatttgctcaatgcttccactatctgtactatttttgcTCATcattgaacaaagtgttttgatggttttagtcttttatgagaaatgtatgttagaaaaggtaacgatgcaaagaactcccCAATtcacagatttttctttgttatcgaaaAAACCCCGCTAAATGCAGCGCATTCGTAGTAAGTTTAAAAATTGCGGAATAGTTTTCTCGGAAATACACTTATTTCTCGAGAACCACCCATTAGAATTTAACCAAATTTGacatgaaattttgaaaaaaaattgaactttcaCAGAAGAAATTCTGgatattccagtgaaccttcaacaagggataattTAAGAcctctctgtcaaattattacTAAAATagtgttaaagtgcccctaacctcaaaatatttttttcgctaaaatgaatctttgctcCTGTTTGAAATgccttgcggccattttttcatttttctaacaaatcttgccattttataggcttcaaaagttgcgaaaatccaagcatcttttgttcacgaccggatcagaaggggagtgggtctattcctgatttgatgtcacaaactgatttacattgcattaactctttgtaaaaatgcatgcaaggTAGATTGTGATGTCAAATCAGGAATTAGAGAAAACGGTGGAgcgacttcagaatacccggccatatgcaaatatttattgaCTGCGGGACTACGGGAGCAGGCAtttaatgtcacgcaatcgtggccggttattctgaagtttagccaaAACGGTAAATGAAACATgggtatcaaaaactgtgttcagccaccttgaggacggtgcctactaattaaagatattttttgccccggtgtgtgattatgcaggaaatgtagatcttaacaagtgttattgaaatccaaaaagaaaattggggattaccacgcatttttcaaagttaattcatgaataatatttgtaaaaagctttaattaaaatacaaagcaatgtatggcattctttcgcgaattgaagcttagttatctctgaaaaatgcgtggttatccccaattttctttttggataccaagagtacttaataagatctactttcaccgggtagtttcaaaccgcgcaaaaatatccctgtattagtaagcatcaacgataggaaatccgagtatctggagatgcgcagaacgtatgcgcaataacaatagtaggcaccgtccttaatctcACAATAATATTATCACTGCCATGCAAAACCGTGCCTACTGATAAATTTTCAGTAGTGCGCTTTCAATGTGGCCATGCATTCTGCATTTTCTCCTTAAACCGTAACTTTggagttaaataaaatttatgcACACTCCCATAGATTAATAATGCATGCACACAATTCTTTCCCAACGAACGATCGATGATGTCTGACTTGCAGACAGACTACACCTATCTTGGTCTCATATTATATCGTCACAAATAATCCAGAATAAAACAGATAATATCAATTTTACCACCGGAGAAAAATGGATGTAAACACACAAACAGCTTTTAATTCAAAAACACTTAACTAACTCGGTTTCTAACTCGTCGCACAAGATAAACCGAAAAACATATctgatttgttttcctttcttcgcCTCATTTTGACCCCACAAGTATTAAAGGAATTACCTAAACTCCGATGGATCTCTGCCAGTGAGTTTTTTGATGTTCTCATCCACAGATTTTAGCCCCTCCTTTGCTAATTCCAAGTCACGTTGCAGTGCTGCTACAGTCGCCATCTTGGTTCTTTTGCTCTCGCGTGCCTACAAGAAACCGCGATACTATGCGGTCAGCATTCAGCAAGCCTCTAGTGCCAGTTTCCTATCTGCTATCCTGAGACCTAAATAAACGCCTGGCAATATTGACTCGATCGTCGAAAGACGAGTTATAGACTTCATTCCAGTAAAAGAGGGGGAGTTTTTATTGGGTATGATTGACTGTGATGAGTGTAAGTCAATGTTGATTTTATCTTTTGGTCACATGGACATATTCTGACCTCAAGTTCTGTACAAGATCAAGTGATTTCAGGTTGCAGAATACCCTGCATTCTACAACACTCGGCAAAGTcactttttgacttgtggctgtttctgcttaggtgacCTCATAGACCACAGGCcttttttagagacatcaccgccaagccggccacttctgctggagagaacaggacagccacaacaccggggactttatcccctactcttctcgaatagtgcttgggttctttaacgtcccacagggaactcatgaacatggaagatatttgtgagacgggacctacggtttatagtccatACCCGAgaggacttgaaagtctaaccatttgcagatgaaattacaaaggcagcactttctcctcagttattttaagatcctgagtgttgatctgaccgaggttcgaacccgcgacctcctgcgtgacagccggacgctcaaccaactgagccaccggtgcgcggtctaTTTCATTTGACAGGGctctttgaagaaaaaaaaaaaaacaaacaaacagtgaCGCTAGTGTTTGGGTTTGTGGGGATGCAGGGAAGAAAAGAAATCATCACAAACAAGCATGGGCAAAACGTACAAAAATGCTTGTGAATACCAGTGCATTCAAAATAAATTCAAACCCAAAAGATAAAGCCATCCCCTAAATTAGCTGGGCCTTCCTTACTGGCTTTAGACAACACACTCGCCTTGTTTTAGAGGAAAGATGTAATATTTACAGGTTTGTGCATGCTGAAAAGATTATTGAAGCTAATAATTactacaaaaaaatattaagtCAGTGGCTTTATAATCCTTGTTAATTTTTGGAGCATGTTTGAGAAGTTGGCCATCCCTCGATCTTTTGGCATAGTCTCAAATGTGCATATGAATGATGCCCAATCTTGGCCGGCAGTAAGCTcaaataaataactttttttttcttttcaaaaccaTGAAGTCTGCAGTGATAACGTTGAGCAGAAGGCTATGGGAATTTAAAGGAAGATCAGCACACTGCATTGGAAAAAGGTCATTTTACATGTggcttaattttgtttttaacaggTAAATGATTTAATGAAAGCAATAGTTGTCATTTTATagtcacctgaaaaattcaggcagctccAACAGGCTTCAGACCCATGACCTGTTTGATGCTCAGGTGCAatatgctctaccaactgagcaaaATATAATGCCACTCATGCAGTTGGGAGCCGGTCATCGATCAgttttgttgggctcatgtgttcccatgAAATGACTGATGAATAATAGAAGTGTACAGTCATGTATATTTTGATGTGCAGGTTACAGACAAAAGATAGAAATAATCCTGACTTGTCCCCAGTCGTCTTCATCTGGAAAAAGGAAAGCATGCGAAGGCATGATGGGAAGGGAGAAAACGAGAGAGGAAGTCTCTTTCCTTTCCGCCTTCCCATCACCCCCATGCTCGCCTCCCTCCCACTTCCCCCACCCCACGCATCCCTTGTTGGGGTGAGTCAGGAGATGATCCTtacacttaactggacaatttaaggaattgTCACTTTTTAaccacctgaaaaattcaggcggcttcagCAGGTttggaacccatgacctgtgCAGTGCCAGTGCAATACTCTAGCTACCAACTGTTCTATGGAGCCACCCATTTGGGAGCAGACCTTAATTTGTGGGGCTTGTATGTCCCTgtgaaaggacttgatgaaaCAAACATAATTATAATAGATACTTTGAAGTGCAGCTaggctatagacgaaagagagaaatgatccttgtACTTATCTGGGAATGGTTTCTTTTGGAAgtcttaataatttattatctgtttttcttgtttttaccACAGGGTAGATGAAAGACGTATGGAAGAGTTTGGCCCAGATAGGTATGGCTGTAAAGATTTCAATTTACCTGATGACAGCATCAAATGCACACTGCATGTTATTCATGTGAGCAAAGCAGTCAACAGCAAATTAATTAAATACAGACtgcttgttatttatttgatcCATCCATTGGTTAGAGCATCTACTGTTAGTTAGGCTGAAGTGTGCTGGCCGGAAAGCTATATGCTCCCCCCACCACCGGtatctgacacttgcagactgaagactaaccctaaatcacacttattgaaagctaatcattttaaaatgggttcgtAGACTTAAGTTTATCGcagctatttgaaatgggtgcttactAAGCCTTAGACTTTAATACTGTTTATCTGAGCGCTacttgtaggcagtctgcagttgtcatacaccctGGGGAgggtacttgggtcaattttcgTTGGGTTTGTGCTGCTGGCCTCTCAGGACCCTTACccctttatagtctattttatggccaattatagaccccatcttagtcacttttgggtaaatgtaattttagcaaccccaacttagtcactttctgttaaTAAATGCATAACCTTCTAAAATTATAAAGCCTTTTTGACCCTCTTTAATTGTAATTatttcaaaacggaatgtaTTGGgactagtaaatattaaattaacaGTGCTACAGTTGtttctgtaacaacttttttttgaCCGCAAATCTTTCCAGTTTTAAATCCCATTTAATTTAGCCAGAATTTTCTTTACCCCTCAAATCCTGACAATTTGCGACCCTATTCTAAGTAACTCTGGCGgcaactctgttgaaaatgcaactccattatagtcaatccagtcgtgagAATGCGACCTCAACCAGCAGACCCCCCCCCCGGATCATACACCTTCCCACCACTGCACACTTCCACCAGTCCTGtagtagtttttttttcatcaatcAAATCTTTCACCTCACAATTTTTTGTTCTTAAAATTAATAGTCACTGTTCAAATCAGTTATTCTGTATGTACAATGATAAATATTATCATGAAGTGAGAAATTAAACTCAGATTTTTCTGATTTCCATTTGGTTCATCAGATTAGCATTGCTGCAAATGATTATCCATGGCTGATGCTAACCCTGATTAGGCTCAATTGGCACTTTTTCATTGGCAGACTTTACATCCCTTTGTATATGCTCTTATAATGTGATtactaaaataataattgattaAAGGGTTGCAGCAGAGTGGGTGTTGAGGTGTGGGGGAGGTGCCAAGTTTAAACACCTTGACAAATGGATATGGGATTATCATGCAATACCAGATGGaccaaaagaaaaactgaagCTAGAAGGAATCAATGCTAAAGGAATAAGTGTAACCACAGGAGGTCTGCAGCATCTTGGTAAATAGCAAGAAATTAACTTTACCAGTAATCTGCAATGCAGGCATATGTATGGTGTTCCTTTCTCCCTCTGACACAAAGTAAGAAAACATTGCTgttcaaagtaaatttcaatTGATTGAATTCCTTAAGCCATCGACGCCTGAACCGCCCAggaccacccccccccctcccccccttgaCGACTAAAATCGTTTGGCGTTGAGAGAGAGTTAAAATCTATCAAGCGCCCCATTcctaggggtgaatgggttatagtattttcatttttctttgtcttttgaTGCAGCTACATATCACCAGACATTATCTTTCTGTCATccttttttttatcaaattcCCACCAGAGCCAAGCCCTTTGAAAGTCACTAAGTGCTTTGGGGTCATAGTCCAAGCCGAGCTGTGATCAATGTACAAAAACAGATTCACGTTTTCAACACCCGAGATTTTCACATTCTGCTTGTTGTTTCCCAACAATTCAGGTTTAGTCAAGTCTCTTTTTCCAGGAAAAAGATGTAGTGCCTGATTTGATATCTTCTTGTATGGGGACCTCCCGTCTTTGGTCCTAAGCATACCACTATTTCCATAGGGTGTGGCTTAACCCACTGGCTCCAGGGAGTgagatagattttactctgtctaatgccagacgatttatGTCGTCCACTGGGGGCATCCTAAGgcacctgaggagtgaatggccCCTTCATTATTCCATTTACTCACCCGGAGTGAgagttaacagattttactgtcttaTGCCAGACGAtattactcgtcaactgggggcacCCTGGGGtgcctgaggagtgaatggccCCTCCCCTGtcggggagtcagggtggtttagtggtcatcaaccgtgcctcccacctctgcgacccaggttcaactctggcctcgaggttgtatgtggcttgagtttcagtcgatctcaatctgactccgagggtttttctccaggtacttcggttttcctccctcctcaaaatcgactcccgaccttttccatcaggctgtggtgctgtgctccgaggtcatacatgggtcgtgttcaggggcagAGCGCCTCACCGggagcacagctccttcggtccgacctcgttgagctgcgcccttagtaattgagtctccgactgcgagaaagggcgattagcaggtcgAGCAGGTCAGATATTAATTAAGCTGCAAATGAGAACTGATTTTTCAGGTTAATGCTAAAAGACTACTTCCTTTTCTATGGAgataaaattattttgtaaagttcTTTAAGACACTTATGGGAAAAACACTATCAACTAATgaaattgtaattattattatagtgattactgttgttattattattgtagacTGGATTTAGGCttgatttccagccgttttgtgagTGCGGTTGTCCTCCTCCCAACTACTGGTGTGGGGCGAGGAACGTGGGctcacaaaacggctggaaatcgagcctacacTGGATTGGGAGTGACTCATTTTTTTGTCTAATTTACAGTTGGTCTTCAGCATCTGACGCAGCTTAACATGAACAGCTGTAAGTACATAACAGACACAAGTAAACTTCTACCTGTGAGAGAATCTTTGGAGAATCTGGACATTGGAAACTGTGGAGGAATTTCAGATATAACTCCACTTCACGAGttaaagtaaggatgaataataactttaaaatttcatttcaaatttaTGTACACAAGGCTCATGAATTGTTTGAAGAATGGGGATATGAAAACATAcaccatttatttttattatcatagacctaatcggctaactctgATGTTGTACCGAATTCAAATCTCATGGTATTAAGATTCTTTGCGTaaattgtatttgcatgatgatGTAGCATTAAAAGTTTTGTATTTAAAAGATGTGggaatacctggaacaaaacattttatccccaaaaggtttgaattgggtacaacattgagtttgctaattacatgtaggtctatcaataatatttatattattatttaattaataattttttaattatataaacaccaatggaAATTTaaaccaagtgagctttcgtaTGGAAACATGTTAGCTTCACACATGAAGAGAtcattgttgctatggttacatatgaaaatcgcatctttcaatgcctttcgtgaaatgatttagtatttcattggtgtttatataataaatagaatattacatggccgcttggagatatgAAATTTCCCCTCtcatgttgaaaaatatttcacaagaCTAAGTgcactcactcgtgaaatatttttcaacacttgaaaagaaattttgtatctccgtGCAGCCATGCAATATCCACATTTGTTTGTGGTATTTTAAAATCATAGCATGTTACAGGCCtagaattaagaaaaaaatataataaaataaaaaacatagTTTTCCTTTTATGGTCCCAGCAACTGGTCCAAAACGAGATTTGCTTGGATGCGTCGATTGCACATGGGCTTGTACTGTAACATTAAGACAAAGTATAGGGTTTCCTCGGATTCCAAGTATTACTAATTCCGGAGGCTGGCTTTGAGTACACTATTTTGTTTGTTCCTCTGTCataatttctattttcttttcctttagaAAACTGATACAACTCAACCTCGTTAACACCCCAAGAATAAAAGAGAGGGAAGAAGCCATTGCAGCACTGCAGAAGTCAATCCCTGCATGTGTCATTGAAAAATGACTGTAAATAACATCTTTAAAAAATGTACGAAACACAGTTACGTACAGCTTCCAGTGCTGGAAATGCAACTGTTGGAAATCAAAACCGTTTTTGGCTAAGAGAAGGAACTCATGATAATTGAAAAGAGATCACAGTTAATAAAAGCTGGCTGTGCCTTTACTAATGGCTAAATGGAGTTAGATCTAAAGAATCTGTGGTACTGTGTTGGTGgctttttcaaatgaaaggaaatgGCACTGTTACCTCAGTTGATAGAAGTTAACTGATTACCACAGGGAGattgaaaacactttttttatGGAAAGGATTAGTTTTTAGGATAAGGGTTTTGGGAGAAGAACTGCAGACAGTTAGAAAATACCATCGTCAATGgactttataataataattattattattagtttattTCTTAATCTGTACTAAGACGATTTTTCTTGATGACCAGCTAATTGTAATCATTACATGAAAATGGAAAAAGCTCTTTACCCttgttataaattttgtttACCTACAAAAATAGCATTCTCTATAATTTTTAGAGTCGTCAATCTGTCTACAGGCAGTTTAATTCATACCCTTCtttgcaaacatttttttgtttgtcttgcaattttttttccgatTATTGCTGATTGCCTGATGAGCCAAAAGAATGTAGTTCTTTCCCAACCTCTTCCAAATGTTTGCAAGCTGTTCCCTGATATTATAAACAACCTAACTAGACCAAGACCAAGACCAAGGTTATACGCTTTTGTTTCATGGAACTCTTTGTAGAACTTGTTATCATTACTCAACGATAATTCCACAGAGTCTCCCCATGTTACTTTCCTAAAATCTTTTTCCTTAGATTTTCCCTAATGTTTAAAGTCCCCTTGATGTCCTTGATCGCCAAAACATCCTCCATTGAAAGATGTTTGCCAACAGGTTTGACATCTCCTACTTGTAGTTTGCTTCCACTCTTGAGAGAATTTATCATGCTAATTGCATATTGAACAGAGTGTTTGCAGCTGTGGAATGCAGGGAATAGCTTCACTTGCCATAGACTAACAGACTCCTGACGTGCGTCCTGCAAATAGTACAGTCAAAGAAAGAGAGCAATAACTTGGAGAGTCTGAAGTTCACATAGTTTTAActaagagtttgattttccactTGCTGTAGTAAAGGACAGAGCAATTTTttaaatgactgtcgaaagtaattgcgCAATAATTTTTTGTAATATTAGTTACTACGATTactgattagtttaaaaatcgcACGTCAGTGtatgaaaaccaaaaccaatcacaaCTTGCAAGCGCGATTTTTTGGATTGCACAGCTGgcattttttacaggtcacaggtcacaacAGCTCATTGTTTTagcaatacagaaagtatcctaaacatgcataaaagctaacctaagGCCTAATTACACCCAAACAAAAgtctttaggcctaaggttagcttttatgaatgtttaggatactttctgtattggtaaaacaatgacctgtgatctGTAAAAGATACCAGAccctgtttgcacctgctgtgattggtcgaagtaattacttatTGGTATTTGTTCTACAACACtctattgaaaaccgctctaaggaCTGGCACCACAGGTCACATTTTACAAACAATGTCATTGGCAGATTTCAATACACGTTGTAAACACTTTTTGTTGCTGTGAATATGACTGATGGCAGAGTCATAGGATAAAGATCATTATTTTGATTCAAAAGATATAACATGCAGAGTTCATATGTCATCGTGAAGGGCAACAAGCCAACTCCAGCACTTTCAATAGGATAAATGATTCTTCTTTCCCATGAGAAGAGAAGAAGAGAACGTGGGAACAAGGTTGTCAAAGCCTGTTGTCTCCCATATGGCCCTATAGAATTCAGACCAGACCAAGAAAACTGGAACTCTTTTCGAATAGCATGTGggatctttaacatcccacagagtttatgaaccaGAGGCTTTTAATTcattatccgagaagacttgaaaggaCTAACAATTTTGTAGAtgatgtaattaaaaaaaataaggcagcattttctccacAGTTTAAATATTTAAAGACCCGCTCatgttgcccccccccccccccaatggGTTGTTCtagaaaaaatccacacccctcccccccccccccccccgacggATGGGATTCTGGAAATTCTCGCAGGAGGGGGGTCAAGGACCCTGGAAATCCAGGCGGGAGGGAGGGTTGAACTCGAAAAAGTCTTCTGCAGGGGTCATCTGAACCGATAGTTCACGCGATTCGACAGTTTAGCGCTCTAAGACcctgaaaatagtagaaatattttgttcacatatttctcACCTGACATAAATGATAATCTAAGTTCCTTCGCAAGTCCTTTTATAGCAGAAAACGCGAACAAGATACTAAAGAAAGAGCCGTCGCAACAATATTGCAAAGAAGAGTTTGAAACGCCTGACACATTTTTACTCATTCCCGGACCCAGCGCGCCACCGTTGTTTCGTGTAATGATAGTAGTAAAGAAAGTAAACAATTGATTTACTTTCACACCTTTGCACTTTGTATTCTTTAgggtttgttttagtttttcatCTAGGTCTACTATTATCAGCCTAGTCTGCCTGCTTctcagttttttaaaacttcagCCGGATTCCCCTCTTAGTCGTAAAAGGAGGAACGTCAAATTCTAGCGTCTTTGTAACAAGGTTTACACGAGTTTGAACTTTCCTTCCACTGCAGATTAGAACTACAGGCTCTTGAAGGTAGGATATGTGACTCAAATTATCCAGTCTTTAAGATATAAAAGAATTTGAACGATAAACAAGTTTAGACTcgtttttcaaaatattttgatCATGTTTGATTTAAAAGTTCTCGATCTTGAGTGGGCGAGACTGACGTTATGTCTCCAAAAGGAATGACTATTGAACTAGTTTGTCATGTTCTCTACTAATTGTATTTACTTTTGGACCATATTTAGcgcaaagaaagaacaagggcaattgatttttatgagctaacaatgtataaacactCGTTCGCGTTTTAGCATTTTCGCccctttcttttcttagttccacacaacagaatttttatataatttagccaa
The sequence above is a segment of the Montipora foliosa isolate CH-2021 chromosome 2, ASM3666993v2, whole genome shotgun sequence genome. Coding sequences within it:
- the LOC137991975 gene encoding ATP synthase subunit s, mitochondrial-like isoform X1 codes for the protein MSSAVITLSRRLWEFKGRSAHCIGKRSFYMWLNFVFNRVDERRMEEFGPDRVAAEWVLRCGGGAKFKHLDKWIWDYHAIPDGPKEKLKLEGINAKGISVTTGGLQHLVGLQHLTQLNMNSCKYITDTSKLLPVRESLENLDIGNCGGISDITPLHELKKLIQLNLVNTPRIKEREEAIAALQKSIPACVIEK
- the LOC137991975 gene encoding ATP synthase subunit s, mitochondrial-like isoform X2; protein product: MSSAVITLSRRLWEFKGRSAHCIGKRVDERRMEEFGPDRVAAEWVLRCGGGAKFKHLDKWIWDYHAIPDGPKEKLKLEGINAKGISVTTGGLQHLVGLQHLTQLNMNSCKYITDTSKLLPVRESLENLDIGNCGGISDITPLHELKKLIQLNLVNTPRIKEREEAIAALQKSIPACVIEK